The Labilibaculum sp. sequence ATAGTGAAAATGTTTTGGAGCAAACGGGACAGTTTATTGTTAGTTTAAATAGTAATGAAGCTAAAAATTTACAGGCCGATCATAAAATACTTTCACAAATTTCAAGTTTAACAGGAGGTACGGTTTTTAGACTTCACGAACAATCAGAGATGCGAACCAACATTAGAAAAAATGAGCATTCAAAATCTATTTTATCAGAGGAAACGAAATATGGTAATTTAGCTGAAATGTTATTTTTATTGATTATAATTATCATATTAATGATATTGGAATGGTTTTTGCGAAAGTATTGGCTTGGGATTTAAATCTGAAACGATGAAAATCAAACGAATTAATTTTAATCAGCAGTAAAATATATGAAAAGGATATTTATAATTGTCACCTCATTATTTTTGTTATCATCTTGTCAAACTCTTTCGTTGTACAGTTTTCAAGGACTTAATGCACCAAAAGTTTTAATTCCTGCTGATGTAAAAACAATAGGCTTTGTTGATAGAAATACCAGTTTTAAGATTGATACTGTGAGTCAATATTATCTTGTAAACAGTAATCTTTTAACAGATACAACAGATTATTCTACAGATATTTCCATGAATTGCTATTTGGGTTTTACAGAGAACTTATCGGAGTATTTAGTTATGGATACTATTCCATTTATTCAGTTGGGTAAAAAGGAAATTTCAGGTGACAGAGATTATACACCAATGAAATGGGAACAGGTTGATAGCATCTGTGAGAGTAATGGATCCGATATTTTAATATGTCTTGAGGATATACAGTTATACAATAAATATACAGTATTCGAAGATGTGCTGATTTATGGAATTACCGATGCTAATTATTATGCTGTTTGGAGGATTTATGATCCTTTAAATAAAACATTTCTTGATGAGCAAATCGTGATTGATAGTTTGTTTTCGGAAGTTACATCACCGTCGTACACACGATTAATAGAGGAAGAATTGCCAAAAAGAAAAGATCTTTTTAAGGATGTTTCTTATCAGATTGGCAATCAATATGCAGACATGCTTTCACCTAAATGGATTGATATAAACAGAAAGTATTTTACTTCCGGAGATGATCGTTTAGCCATTTCAAAATACTATATTGATAATGGAGATTGGGAGACTCCAATTACGCTGTGGACTGAGATTTCAGAGGAGAAAGATGATAAACTTGCAGGAAGAGCTTCTTATAATTTAGCCATAGCTTATGAAATTAAAGAAGATTATAAGCAGGCAAATCATTGGATTCGAAAATCAATTTCTCATTATAAAACATTAAAGTCTTTGCCATCCGAATTTAAATTAGTTAAGGCATACACATTAGAACTTCTGGAGAGAACCAAAAACAAAGAGAAATTGGATCTTTTTTTTGGAGAGTAATTTTATTTTAAAAAATATACAAGCCTGATGAGTATTATTCTATCAGGCTTGTTTAATTTTGAGAGCTTAAATTTTAATACAAAACTACATGACATCAACGATGCTGCTTTATATCATACTGGGAATTTTAACTGCAGATTTTCTTTTAGAACGATTTCTTGAATTTTTGAATCATAAGAAATGGTCGCCAATTCTTCCTAAAGCATTAGAAGGGATTTACGATCAGGAAAAATATAGCCAGTCACAAAATTATCAGAAGGACAAATTGATGCCTTCGTTAATTTCATCGGGACTAGGTTTCATTGCCACGGTACTAATGATTAGTCTTGGTGGTTTTGCATGGGTTGATGAGTTCGTCAGGAATTATTTTGAACATCCAATAACAATTGCCTTAGCCTTTTTTGGTGTGATTTTGTTTTTTTCCAGTTTGCTGGGATTGCCTTTTTCTTACTATTCAACATTTGTAATTGAGGAGAAGTATGGTTTTAACAGAACAAGCTTAAAAACCTTTGTATTGGATAAATTAAAAGGTGGATTGCTTAGTATTGTAATTGGCGGTGGCATATTGGCTTTATTAATATGGATTTATTTGCAGACCACAACAAACTTCTGGTGGATGGCGTGGTTGGTAATTGCATTTTTCATGATTTTTATGGCTATGTTTTATTCTTCCTTGTTGGTGCCTTTATTTAATAAGCAAACACCTCTGGAAGATGGAGAATTAAAAGATGAGATTAGCAGGTTTGCAGGTAAAGTAGATTTCAAATTGGATAATGTCTATGTAATGGACGGTTCTAAACGATCATCGAAAGGAAACGCATATTTTAGCGGACTTGGATCAAAAAAGAGAATTGTCCTGTTTGACACATTAATTAATGATCTGACAAAGGAAGAGATTGTTGCGGTTTTGGCGCATGAAATTGGACACTATAAAAAGAAACATACACTTAGCGGCATATTTTTATCCTTACTGCAAACCGGACTGATGTTTTACATTTTTTCTTTGATTATTGCTAATCCCTTGCTTTCGGAAGCATTGGGAGCGAAGCAACAAGGATTTCATTTGGGATTGATTGCCTTTGGAATTTTGTATTCTCCGATATCAACCTTTTTAGGTTTGGGAATGAATATTTTATCACGAAAGAATGAATATGAGGCCGATGATTATGCCTTAAAAAATTATGATGGGAAAGCTTTAGGAGATGCTTTAAAGAAACTATCTGTTAGTTCTCTTAGCAATTTAACGCCACATCCGGTTTATGTGTTTTTTTACTATTCACATCCAAGTCTTTTACAACGATTAAAAGCATTACAGTTAATAAAATAAGCAAATGCAAGCAGAAATAATTACAATTGGTGACGAAATTCTGATTGGTCAAATAGTGGATACCAATTCAGCATGGATGGCCAAAGAATTAAATGGAATAGGTATTAATGTTGGGAAAATAACCAGTATATCCGATCAGGAAGCTGATATCGTAAGTTCCCTGAAACAGGCAATGGAAAGAGTTTCCCTTGTTTTAATTACGGGAGGTTTAGGACCCACGAATGATGATATTACTAAAAAGACATTGAGCGATCTTTTTGAAATGAATCTGGTGCAGGATGATTTTTTATTTGCCAAAATTGAACAAAGACTCTGGCAGAGAGGGATTCCTATGAATCGTTTCAATCGGGAACAGGCTTTGGTTCCCGATGGCGCAAGAATAATAACCAATAACTATGGTACAGCTCCTTGCATGTGGTTTGAGAAAGATGGTAAGGTAGTGATCTCGATGCCTGGAGTTCCTTTTGAAATGAAGGGAATTATGCAGGACGAAATTTTACAATCATTAAAACAACATTTTTCTACACCGGTTATTGTGCACAAAACAGTAATGACTCAAGGTATTGGAGAATCTGTTATGGCGGAAATGCTTGAAGATTGGGAAGGGAATTTACCAGCTTGCGTAAAATTGGCATATTTGCCTTCTCCAGGAGTTTTGCGATTACGAATGAGTCTTTTGGGAGATAATTTGGCAGAATTAGAGAAAATTATAGAGGAGCAGTTGTCTGCGTTAAAAAAAATAATTTCCGCAAATATATTTGGCTATGATGATGAACCCATGGAATTGACCATAGCTAAACTTTTATCCGATAAGGGAAAGACTTTGGGCACAGCAGAGAGCTGTACCGGGGGGAAAATTGCTCACCTAATAACATCTCATGCGGGTAGTTCTTCTTATTTTAAAGGTGGTGTGGTAGCCTACTCAAATGAGGTGAAGGAAAATATCTTGCGTGTGAATGGTGAGGATTTGGAGAAATATGGTGCGGTAAGTCAGCAGGTAGTGGAACAAATGGCTATTGGTGCCAGAAAAGTGCTGAATACCGATTATGCAATTGCAACATCAGGAGTTGCAGGACCGGATGTGGAACTGAGGAAAAACCGGTTGGAACTGTTTGGATTGCTGTTGCGGGACCCAATGACCTTATTTCTCATCGATTTGATTTGTATAAAAATAGAGAACGAAATATTCAGGTGGCATCTTTAAATGCACTAAATATGCTGCGGAATTTACTTCAAAAGTAAAGAATAATATTGTTTTTATATTGAGAGGCTTTCCGTTTAGTGGAGAGCCTTTTTTTTATCAATTTTGAATGTGATAAATTTCACTTTTACCAAGTTTAGTATTGCAATTGGTATCTTAAATATCTAAATTTCAGTTACTATAAATAAAATCAAAGTTAAGATAGAAATATAATAAAGCTACAAACATATAGATATTTGGATATATAAATATTGTTGCTTAGATTTGAACCGAAATCAAAAGAATTAATAAATATGCGAAACCTTAAAATTTATTTCATTTTACTCTTAGTTGCAGGCTTTTCAATAAAAGGGAAATCACAAGCTGTAGAAATGAAGTTAAGTTTGAAAGAAGCTTTAGTGAAAGCTTCCGAAAACAATTGGGAAATTAATAAGGCGAAGGCTGAGGGAAGAGTTGCCAAAGCCGAATTCCGTCAAACAAATTCCGTTTTTTTACCGATAGTGAATCTTTCACATTCGGGAGTTGTAACAAACGATCCGTTGAGCAGTTTTGGATTCAAATTAAAGCAGGAGATAGCTACACAGGCTGACTTTAATCCACTCTTACTAAATGCTCCTGGTCAGACTAAAAATTTCAATACTAAAATTGAGGTTCAGCAGCCATTAATTAATATTGATGGAATTTATGGCAGAAGAGCCGCGAATGCAAAAATGCAGGCTGTTGATTACAAAACAGAGAGAACAATCAATTTTACAAAGTTTGAGGTGAAGAAAGCCTATTATCAGCTCGAATTGGCTCAAGAGGCAGTTTCAGTTCTTCAATTATCAAAAAAGGCTGCTGCTGAAGCACTACAAGTTACTGAAAATAATTTGGCGCAAGGCTTTGTGCAGGAAGCAGATCTGTTATCTGCAAAGGTGCGGGTTTTGGAATTGAATAATCAGTTAGCAGATGCAAGTAATAATCAGAAGAGTGCAGGAGAGTTTTTGGCCTACCTTTTGGGTTTGGATATTAATGTGGTGATTGTTACTACAGATTATTTGGAGAAAAAGCCTTCCTTGTTAAATGGCTTGGAGCAAGATTTTCAAATTGAAAATCGTTCGGATTTGAATGCCTATAGAAAGAGCGTTGAAGCAAGAGAAAGTATGCTGAAATCAGAAAGAATGCAGTTCCTTCCCCGATTAAATGCATTTGGTGCATACGAATGGAATGACGATAAACTTTTTGGAACATCAGCAAATAATTACATGATTGGAGCAAGTTTATCATGGAATTTATTCAGCGGGTATAAAAATATTGGAAAGGTTCAGAAAGCGAAGGCCGAATTAAAAATATCGGAGTTGAACTTCGCTGAATACTTATCCAAAAACAGTATGGAAATTCAATCTGCCAAAAGAAATCTGAAAGTGGCATATGATAAAATTGAATTGAGCAAATTAGCCAAAGAGCAGGCAGAAGAAGCACTTCGAATACGTACTAACAGATACAAGCAAGGATTGGAAAAAACTACTGATATCTTATATTCTGAAACGGTTTCGATGGCACGGAATCTTGATTATATAAACAGTTTATACAATTATCATGTTGCAGTTTTCCAATTGGAGTTATTACTGGAAAAAGAATTACAATAAACAATCATACTAAAGAATCTACAGATATGAACTCAAGGAATTTTTTAATTATAGCACTGATCACTTTAAGTGGATTATCATTACAATCCTGTGGAAGAGAAAGCAAGGTAAAGGAGACAGAGAAGGCTGATGTTAGCGTAGCGGTAGGAACAGCTAAATTAACAAATCAAGCTGAAACAATGAGTTTTTCAGGTAAACTGGAAGCTGAAACACATTCGAATCTTAGTACACGGATTATGGGTCAAATTGCTAAGATCAATGTAGAAACGGGTCAAAAAGTACATGAAGGTCAGGTTTTGGTTGAGATCCATGCAAAAGATATTCAGGCAAAAAAAGCACAGGTAAAAGCTAATAAACAGGAGGCAGAAGCTGCTTTTGCAAATGCAAAGAAAGATTACGATCGTTTTACTGTGTTGTTTGAGCAAAAGAGTGCTTCGCAGAAAGAGTTGGATGATGTAACAACACAATACAATATGGCAAAAGCCAGATTGGAAGCTGTTAACGAAATGGGTGTTGAGGTAGA is a genomic window containing:
- a CDS encoding DUF6340 family protein, with amino-acid sequence MKRIFIIVTSLFLLSSCQTLSLYSFQGLNAPKVLIPADVKTIGFVDRNTSFKIDTVSQYYLVNSNLLTDTTDYSTDISMNCYLGFTENLSEYLVMDTIPFIQLGKKEISGDRDYTPMKWEQVDSICESNGSDILICLEDIQLYNKYTVFEDVLIYGITDANYYAVWRIYDPLNKTFLDEQIVIDSLFSEVTSPSYTRLIEEELPKRKDLFKDVSYQIGNQYADMLSPKWIDINRKYFTSGDDRLAISKYYIDNGDWETPITLWTEISEEKDDKLAGRASYNLAIAYEIKEDYKQANHWIRKSISHYKTLKSLPSEFKLVKAYTLELLERTKNKEKLDLFFGE
- a CDS encoding M48 family metallopeptidase, translating into MTSTMLLYIILGILTADFLLERFLEFLNHKKWSPILPKALEGIYDQEKYSQSQNYQKDKLMPSLISSGLGFIATVLMISLGGFAWVDEFVRNYFEHPITIALAFFGVILFFSSLLGLPFSYYSTFVIEEKYGFNRTSLKTFVLDKLKGGLLSIVIGGGILALLIWIYLQTTTNFWWMAWLVIAFFMIFMAMFYSSLLVPLFNKQTPLEDGELKDEISRFAGKVDFKLDNVYVMDGSKRSSKGNAYFSGLGSKKRIVLFDTLINDLTKEEIVAVLAHEIGHYKKKHTLSGIFLSLLQTGLMFYIFSLIIANPLLSEALGAKQQGFHLGLIAFGILYSPISTFLGLGMNILSRKNEYEADDYALKNYDGKALGDALKKLSVSSLSNLTPHPVYVFFYYSHPSLLQRLKALQLIK
- a CDS encoding TolC family protein — protein: MRNLKIYFILLLVAGFSIKGKSQAVEMKLSLKEALVKASENNWEINKAKAEGRVAKAEFRQTNSVFLPIVNLSHSGVVTNDPLSSFGFKLKQEIATQADFNPLLLNAPGQTKNFNTKIEVQQPLINIDGIYGRRAANAKMQAVDYKTERTINFTKFEVKKAYYQLELAQEAVSVLQLSKKAAAEALQVTENNLAQGFVQEADLLSAKVRVLELNNQLADASNNQKSAGEFLAYLLGLDINVVIVTTDYLEKKPSLLNGLEQDFQIENRSDLNAYRKSVEARESMLKSERMQFLPRLNAFGAYEWNDDKLFGTSANNYMIGASLSWNLFSGYKNIGKVQKAKAELKISELNFAEYLSKNSMEIQSAKRNLKVAYDKIELSKLAKEQAEEALRIRTNRYKQGLEKTTDILYSETVSMARNLDYINSLYNYHVAVFQLELLLEKELQ